The following proteins are co-located in the Dromaius novaehollandiae isolate bDroNov1 chromosome 10, bDroNov1.hap1, whole genome shotgun sequence genome:
- the MNS1 gene encoding meiosis-specific nuclear structural protein 1 isoform X1 — protein MRFLPLSCCRSLPWQRGPRRGGGAGSGLGGMAWARQDAMLPEVEERAGRRRVARLREAVERERRLEAAALQAEENRKQRELQLEQEERLAAELARLNHEKLKDEKMRQQVRENSLELRELEKKLKSAYMNKERAAQIAEKEAIQYEKMKREAEIAQKMKEEYERVIKEETSAELRRNKEKIIYQQELEKQLEEQERKKQDAYEEFLKEKLMIDEIVRKIYEEDQMEKQLKLEKMRATQTYIEEFIKEQAIWRRRKREEMEEENRKIMEFANMQRQREEHRMAKVRENEEKKQRLQSRIAQSLEREQQKREELEQVRQELYQEEQAETDRKKEMAEIEKRIRQRLDLRQTYEEQFALKKVVQQAMQEEEEAFREEMLAKFAEDDRIEQMNAQKRRMKQLEHRRAVEKLIEDRHKQFLADKERELEERQLEERREENIRVIVEEERQKLLKEHASKLLGYLPRGILKDEDDVNMLGEEFRLAYQKRSGNTFSAES, from the exons ATGCGCTTCCTTCCGCTTAGTTGCTGCCGCTCGTTGCCATGGCAGCGCGGCCCGAGgcgtggcggcggcgcgggctccGGGCTGGGCGGGATG GCGTGGGCGCGGCAGGACGCGATGCTGCCGGAGGTGGaggagcgcgcggggcggcggcgagtCGCCCGGCTGCGGGAGGCGGTGGAGCGCGAGCGGCggctggaggcggcggcgctgcag gcagaagagaacagaaaacagagagagctgcagctggagcaggaagaAAGGCTGGCAGCTGAACTGGCGAGACTGAACCATGAAAAGCTTAAAGATGAAAAGATGAGGCAACAAGTAAGAGAGAACAG tcTTGAACTTCGAGAGttagaaaaaaagctaaaatctgCCTATATGAATAAAGAAAGAGCTGCACAGATTGCTGAAAAAGAAGCTATACAATATGAGAAAATG aaacgtGAGGCTGAAATAGcccaaaaaatgaaagaagagtatGAAAGGGTAATAAAAGAAGAAACTTCTGCAGAGCTGAGGCGAAACAAAGAGAAGATAATATATCAGCAAGAACTGGAGAAACAGCTTGAGGAAcaagagaggaagaagcaggatGCTTACGAAGAGTTTCTAAAAGAGAAACTCATGATTGATGAAATCGTAAGAAAGATCTATGAGGAAGATCAAAT GGAAAAACAACTTAAGTTAGAAAAAATGAGAGCAACTCAGACATATATTGAAGAATTTATAAAAGAACAAGCTATTTGGAGAAGAAGGAAGCGGGAagagatggaagaagaaaataggaaaatcATGGAGTTTGCCAACATGCAGCGACAAAGAGAAGAACATCGGATGGCTAAAGTTCgagaaaatgaggagaaaaaacaaagactTCAAAGCAGG ATTGCCCAGAGTCTGGAAAGAGAACAACAGAAGCGTGAAGAACTAGAACAAGTACGGCAAGAGCTGTATCAGGAAGAACAAGCTGAGACAGATAGGAAGAAGGAGATG GCAGAAATTGAAAAGAGAATAAGGCAACGTCTAGACTTAAGGCAAACATATGAAGAGCAATTTGCTTTAAAGAAGGTAGTGCAACAAGCTATGCAAGAAGAGGAGGAAGCCTTCAGAGAAGAGATGTTAGCCAAATTTGCAGAGGATGATCGCATCGAACAGATGAATGCTCAGAAACGAAGAATGAAACAGCTTGAACACAGAAGGGCTGTGGAAAAACTTATTGAAGACCGCCACAAACAATTTCTTGCAGATAAA GAACGTGAACTTGAAGAAAGGCAGttagaagagagaagagaagaaaacattcgTGTAATTGTTGAAGAAGAGAGACAGAAACTCCTGAAAGAGCATGCATCTAAGTTGTTAGGTTATCTTCCTAGA GGAATACTCAAAGATGAAGATGACGTTAACATGCTTGGTGAGGAATTTAGGTTGGCTTATCAGAAGAGAAGTGGCAATACATTTTCAGCAGAGAGCTGA
- the MNS1 gene encoding meiosis-specific nuclear structural protein 1 isoform X2: protein MRFLPLSCCRSLPWQRGPRRGGGAGSGLGGMDAMLPEVEERAGRRRVARLREAVERERRLEAAALQAEENRKQRELQLEQEERLAAELARLNHEKLKDEKMRQQVRENSLELRELEKKLKSAYMNKERAAQIAEKEAIQYEKMKREAEIAQKMKEEYERVIKEETSAELRRNKEKIIYQQELEKQLEEQERKKQDAYEEFLKEKLMIDEIVRKIYEEDQMEKQLKLEKMRATQTYIEEFIKEQAIWRRRKREEMEEENRKIMEFANMQRQREEHRMAKVRENEEKKQRLQSRIAQSLEREQQKREELEQVRQELYQEEQAETDRKKEMAEIEKRIRQRLDLRQTYEEQFALKKVVQQAMQEEEEAFREEMLAKFAEDDRIEQMNAQKRRMKQLEHRRAVEKLIEDRHKQFLADKERELEERQLEERREENIRVIVEEERQKLLKEHASKLLGYLPRGILKDEDDVNMLGEEFRLAYQKRSGNTFSAES, encoded by the exons ATGCGCTTCCTTCCGCTTAGTTGCTGCCGCTCGTTGCCATGGCAGCGCGGCCCGAGgcgtggcggcggcgcgggctccGGGCTGGGCGGGATG GACGCGATGCTGCCGGAGGTGGaggagcgcgcggggcggcggcgagtCGCCCGGCTGCGGGAGGCGGTGGAGCGCGAGCGGCggctggaggcggcggcgctgcag gcagaagagaacagaaaacagagagagctgcagctggagcaggaagaAAGGCTGGCAGCTGAACTGGCGAGACTGAACCATGAAAAGCTTAAAGATGAAAAGATGAGGCAACAAGTAAGAGAGAACAG tcTTGAACTTCGAGAGttagaaaaaaagctaaaatctgCCTATATGAATAAAGAAAGAGCTGCACAGATTGCTGAAAAAGAAGCTATACAATATGAGAAAATG aaacgtGAGGCTGAAATAGcccaaaaaatgaaagaagagtatGAAAGGGTAATAAAAGAAGAAACTTCTGCAGAGCTGAGGCGAAACAAAGAGAAGATAATATATCAGCAAGAACTGGAGAAACAGCTTGAGGAAcaagagaggaagaagcaggatGCTTACGAAGAGTTTCTAAAAGAGAAACTCATGATTGATGAAATCGTAAGAAAGATCTATGAGGAAGATCAAAT GGAAAAACAACTTAAGTTAGAAAAAATGAGAGCAACTCAGACATATATTGAAGAATTTATAAAAGAACAAGCTATTTGGAGAAGAAGGAAGCGGGAagagatggaagaagaaaataggaaaatcATGGAGTTTGCCAACATGCAGCGACAAAGAGAAGAACATCGGATGGCTAAAGTTCgagaaaatgaggagaaaaaacaaagactTCAAAGCAGG ATTGCCCAGAGTCTGGAAAGAGAACAACAGAAGCGTGAAGAACTAGAACAAGTACGGCAAGAGCTGTATCAGGAAGAACAAGCTGAGACAGATAGGAAGAAGGAGATG GCAGAAATTGAAAAGAGAATAAGGCAACGTCTAGACTTAAGGCAAACATATGAAGAGCAATTTGCTTTAAAGAAGGTAGTGCAACAAGCTATGCAAGAAGAGGAGGAAGCCTTCAGAGAAGAGATGTTAGCCAAATTTGCAGAGGATGATCGCATCGAACAGATGAATGCTCAGAAACGAAGAATGAAACAGCTTGAACACAGAAGGGCTGTGGAAAAACTTATTGAAGACCGCCACAAACAATTTCTTGCAGATAAA GAACGTGAACTTGAAGAAAGGCAGttagaagagagaagagaagaaaacattcgTGTAATTGTTGAAGAAGAGAGACAGAAACTCCTGAAAGAGCATGCATCTAAGTTGTTAGGTTATCTTCCTAGA GGAATACTCAAAGATGAAGATGACGTTAACATGCTTGGTGAGGAATTTAGGTTGGCTTATCAGAAGAGAAGTGGCAATACATTTTCAGCAGAGAGCTGA